From one Amycolatopsis sp. FDAARGOS 1241 genomic stretch:
- the pgsB gene encoding poly-gamma-glutamate synthase PgsB: MLFLYLVLLLASATLLIAGINEQRQHYKHLHSIPTRVLVNGIRGKSSITRLCAGALRGGGLVTTAKTTGTAARFIHPDGSEEPVYRKFGIANVVEQIGIVRRAAAYRPDALVIECMAVMPDLQEINQSKLIRSNIGVLCNVREDHLAEMGPTLDDVARSLSRSMPVGGICLTAERDRLHILEEEAAKRNCELIAVDPESVTDEEMRGFSWITFKENVAIALAVADLLKVNRTSALEGMWAAPPDPGVLQVHQYRAGRRLLRFANVFAANDPESTMMNIDQLRRQGAISDPLHVIINCRPDRVERNGQMGALVPRIAPRRVVLIGEPTRSARVAIPAEWHDRVVDLGGARTPRDLLRGIVRGTEPEASLVAIGNIHGQGELLLDELAKLEPVA; encoded by the coding sequence GTGCTGTTCCTGTACCTCGTGCTGCTGCTGGCGTCGGCGACCTTGCTGATCGCGGGAATCAACGAACAACGGCAGCACTACAAGCACCTGCACAGCATCCCGACGCGGGTGCTCGTGAACGGCATCCGCGGGAAGTCGTCGATCACCCGGCTGTGCGCGGGCGCCCTGAGGGGCGGCGGGCTCGTCACCACGGCGAAGACCACCGGCACCGCGGCGCGGTTCATCCACCCGGACGGGAGTGAGGAACCGGTCTACCGCAAGTTCGGCATCGCCAACGTCGTCGAGCAGATCGGCATCGTGCGCCGGGCCGCCGCGTACCGGCCGGACGCGCTGGTCATCGAATGCATGGCGGTGATGCCGGACCTGCAGGAGATCAACCAGAGCAAGCTGATCCGCTCGAACATCGGCGTGCTGTGCAACGTCCGCGAAGACCACCTCGCGGAGATGGGCCCGACGCTCGACGACGTCGCCCGCTCGCTGAGCCGCTCGATGCCGGTCGGCGGGATCTGCCTGACCGCGGAGCGCGACCGGCTCCACATCCTGGAGGAGGAGGCGGCGAAGCGGAACTGCGAACTCATCGCCGTCGACCCGGAGTCGGTCACCGACGAGGAGATGCGCGGCTTCAGCTGGATCACCTTCAAGGAGAACGTCGCGATCGCGCTGGCCGTGGCCGACCTCCTGAAGGTCAACCGCACCTCCGCCCTCGAGGGCATGTGGGCGGCGCCGCCGGATCCGGGTGTGCTGCAGGTGCACCAGTACCGGGCGGGGCGGCGGCTGCTTCGCTTCGCCAACGTGTTCGCCGCGAACGACCCGGAATCCACCATGATGAACATCGACCAGCTGCGCCGTCAGGGCGCGATCTCGGACCCGCTGCACGTGATCATCAACTGCCGCCCGGACCGCGTCGAACGCAACGGCCAGATGGGCGCGCTCGTGCCCCGCATCGCTCCGCGCCGCGTCGTGCTCATCGGTGAGCCCACACGCAGCGCCCGCGTCGCGATCCCCGCCGAGTGGCACGACCGCGTGGTCGACCTGGGCGGTGCACGCACCCCGCGGGACCTGCTGCGCGGCATCGTCAGGGGCACGGAGCCGGAGGCGTCGCTGGTCGCCATCGGCAACATCCACGGCCAGGGGGAATTGCTCCTGGATGAACTCGCGAAACTGGAACCCGTCGCCTGA